Proteins found in one Sporosarcina jeotgali genomic segment:
- the glyA gene encoding serine hydroxymethyltransferase, with translation MDLSNVKREDSAVYEAIMAEKNRQNANIELIASENFVSEAVMEAQGSYLTNKYAEGYPGKRYYGGCEHVDVVENIARDRAKELFGAAYANVQAHSGAQANMAVYFTVLEPGDTVLGMNLSHGGHLTHGSPVNFSGKLYNFVDYGVSETDERIDYEDVRQKALEHKPKMIVAGASAYPREIDFKKFREIADEVGAFLMVDMAHIAGLVAVGEHNSPIPYAHFVTTTTHKTLRGPRGGLILINEEFAEQYGKKIDKTIFPGVQGGPLMHVISAKAVAFGEALRPDFKTYIQQVKKNAVALGETLVAEGIDIVSGGTDNHLLLLNLTSLGLTGKVAEHVLDECGITVNKNTVPFDKESPFITSGIRIGTPAVTSRGFKEDDMKEVGAIIAKLLKNHEDDAVKEEAKQRVKTLTDQHALYA, from the coding sequence ATGGATTTGAGCAATGTGAAACGCGAAGATAGTGCTGTTTATGAAGCAATAATGGCAGAAAAGAATCGACAGAACGCTAACATCGAATTGATTGCATCAGAAAACTTTGTCTCTGAAGCGGTCATGGAAGCACAAGGTTCCTACTTGACGAACAAATACGCTGAAGGCTATCCGGGCAAGCGCTACTATGGCGGCTGCGAACACGTCGATGTCGTTGAAAATATCGCACGCGACCGGGCAAAAGAGCTATTTGGCGCAGCGTATGCAAACGTTCAAGCTCACTCAGGAGCACAAGCAAACATGGCAGTCTACTTCACAGTGTTAGAGCCAGGCGATACGGTTCTTGGAATGAACCTTTCTCACGGCGGTCACTTGACACACGGCAGCCCAGTGAACTTCTCGGGTAAGCTGTACAACTTTGTAGACTACGGCGTGAGTGAAACAGACGAGCGGATCGACTACGAAGACGTTCGTCAAAAAGCACTTGAACACAAGCCGAAGATGATCGTAGCAGGCGCAAGTGCATACCCGCGCGAAATCGATTTCAAGAAGTTCCGTGAAATTGCGGATGAAGTCGGCGCATTCTTAATGGTAGACATGGCGCACATCGCCGGACTTGTTGCAGTCGGAGAACACAACAGCCCAATACCATACGCACATTTCGTGACAACGACAACACACAAAACATTACGCGGACCACGCGGCGGACTCATTTTGATTAATGAAGAGTTTGCTGAGCAATACGGCAAAAAGATCGACAAAACGATCTTCCCGGGTGTTCAAGGCGGTCCATTGATGCACGTCATTTCAGCGAAAGCAGTGGCATTTGGCGAAGCGTTGCGTCCTGATTTCAAGACGTACATTCAGCAAGTGAAAAAGAATGCAGTCGCTCTTGGCGAAACTCTTGTCGCTGAAGGCATCGACATCGTTTCTGGCGGAACGGACAACCACTTGCTTCTATTGAACTTGACGAGCTTAGGCTTAACAGGAAAAGTTGCAGAGCACGTGTTGGACGAATGCGGAATCACCGTCAACAAAAATACAGTACCATTCGATAAAGAAAGCCCGTTCATCACTTCAGGTATCCGAATCGGTACACCAGCAGTAACATCCCGCGGTTTCAAAGAAGACGACATGAAAGAAGTCGGCGCGATTATCGCGAAACTTTTGAAAAACCACGAAGACGATGCTGTGAAAGAAGAAGCAAAGCAACGCGTTAAAACACTAACAGACCAGCACGCGCTGTATGCGTAA
- the upp gene encoding uracil phosphoribosyltransferase, producing MAKVHVFDHPLIQHKLTFIRDVNTGTKEFRELVDEVATLMAFEITRELPLQEVDVETPVCMAKSNVLAGKKLGIVPILRAGIGMVDGILKLIPAARVGHVGLFRDPDTLQPHEYFVKLPSDVSERELIVVDPMLATGGTAVEAVNSLKKRGAKHIKFMCLIAAPEGVKVFTDAHPDVDVYIAALDEKLNDHGYIVPGLGDAGDRLFGTK from the coding sequence ATGGCTAAAGTACACGTATTCGATCACCCGCTCATCCAGCACAAACTTACATTCATCCGCGATGTAAACACAGGAACCAAAGAATTCCGCGAACTCGTGGACGAAGTTGCGACATTAATGGCTTTTGAAATTACACGGGAGCTCCCCCTTCAAGAAGTAGACGTTGAAACGCCGGTTTGCATGGCGAAATCGAACGTACTTGCAGGGAAAAAACTTGGAATCGTGCCAATTCTGCGCGCAGGAATTGGAATGGTAGATGGGATTCTAAAACTGATCCCGGCAGCAAGAGTAGGACACGTCGGTTTATTCCGCGATCCGGATACTTTGCAGCCGCACGAATATTTCGTGAAATTGCCTTCTGACGTATCAGAACGTGAATTGATCGTCGTCGATCCAATGCTTGCGACAGGCGGAACAGCAGTAGAAGCCGTCAATTCATTGAAAAAGCGCGGAGCAAAACACATCAAATTCATGTGTCTGATCGCAGCACCTGAAGGCGTAAAAGTATTTACAGATGCACACCCTGACGTAGACGTTTACATCGCAGCACTTGATGAAAAACTGAACGATCACGGATACATCGTACCTGGACTCGGCGATGCCGGGGACCGTTTGTTCGGAACCAAATAA
- the wecB gene encoding non-hydrolyzing UDP-N-acetylglucosamine 2-epimerase, translating into MTIFGTRPEAIKMAPLVLELQKHEDEIESIVTVTAQHREMLDQVLKTFGITPDFDLNIMKDRQTLIDVATRGLEGLDGIMKEAQPDIVLVHGDTATTFVGSLAAFYNKIAVGHVEAGLRTWDKYSPYPEEMNRQLTGVIADLHFSPTEKSAQNLINEGKPENRIYITGNTAIDALHTTVDDAYTHPIFEKLGTDRLVLLTAHRRENLGDPMRNMFRAINRLLEKHGDIQVIYPVHMNPAVREVADELLGNNDRIHLIEPLEVVDFHNFAARSHIILTDSGGIQEEAPSLGKPVIVLRDTTERPEGIDAGTLKLAGTDEETIFNLADELLSNQTAYDSMAKASNPYGDGHASERIVEALKKYLNEQN; encoded by the coding sequence ATGACTATTTTCGGAACGCGTCCGGAAGCCATTAAAATGGCTCCGCTCGTTCTCGAACTGCAAAAGCATGAAGACGAAATCGAATCGATTGTGACTGTAACGGCTCAGCACCGTGAAATGTTGGACCAAGTGCTGAAAACATTCGGGATCACACCTGACTTCGACCTGAATATTATGAAAGACCGTCAAACTCTTATCGATGTCGCAACTCGCGGACTTGAAGGCCTTGACGGAATTATGAAAGAAGCACAGCCCGATATCGTACTCGTTCACGGTGACACGGCAACGACATTCGTCGGCAGTCTGGCAGCATTTTATAACAAAATCGCAGTCGGACACGTCGAAGCGGGTCTTCGTACATGGGACAAGTACTCTCCATATCCGGAGGAGATGAATCGTCAGCTGACGGGCGTCATTGCAGACCTTCATTTCTCACCAACAGAAAAGTCGGCGCAAAACCTTATTAATGAAGGGAAGCCGGAAAACCGGATCTACATCACGGGGAATACGGCGATCGATGCGCTGCATACAACTGTCGATGACGCGTACACGCATCCGATTTTTGAAAAGCTCGGAACTGACCGGCTTGTCTTACTGACAGCACACCGCCGCGAAAATTTAGGGGACCCGATGCGCAATATGTTCCGTGCGATTAACCGCCTGCTCGAAAAACACGGAGACATTCAAGTGATCTACCCAGTCCACATGAACCCTGCAGTCCGTGAAGTTGCGGATGAATTGCTCGGAAATAACGACCGGATTCATTTGATCGAACCGCTCGAAGTTGTGGATTTCCATAACTTTGCGGCACGTTCGCATATCATCTTAACGGATTCGGGCGGCATCCAAGAAGAAGCCCCTTCACTCGGCAAACCGGTTATCGTCCTTCGCGACACGACAGAACGGCCGGAAGGAATCGATGCTGGAACACTCAAATTAGCGGGAACGGACGAAGAGACGATCTTCAACTTAGCAGATGAACTTCTATCTAACCAAACCGCCTACGATTCGATGGCGAAAGCGTCCAATCCATACGGAGACGGCCACGCATCCGAACGAATCGTAGAAGCTTTGAAAAAATATTTAAACGAACAAAATTAA
- a CDS encoding IS1182 family transposase has protein sequence MISNQETLQLSPYMAIYDLVVPADNTLRQINELVDFTFILEELKSKYCLVNGRNAVPPIRMFKYLLLKSIFDLSDVDIVDRSRYDMSFKYFLDMAPEEGVIDPSSLTKFRRLRLQDAGLLDMLIYKTIEIALEKNLIQSKHIIVDATHTKSRYNQKSPKEFLTEKSKNVRKAVYQIDESMKDKFPEKASSDEVQDELDYCREVISVIEKEEHIARIPAVQEKLNVLKEVVEDYEEGLTFSADPDARVGHKTADTSFFGYKTHIAMNDERLITAAIVTTGERSDGKYLQELIVKSQNTGMEIDTVIGDAAYSGKNNIQYAKENELQLVSKLHPFITHGTRTKEEEFEFNKDAGMYVCKAGHMAIRKARTGTKKLRTNKMQTYYFDVEKCKVCPFREGCYKEGAKSKTYSVSIKSTEHKEQEEFQNSEEFKEKAKSRYKIEAKNSELKNRHGYDVATYRGLFGMQMQGALSIFAVNLKRIITLMKEAQ, from the coding sequence ATGATCTCTAACCAAGAAACCTTACAACTCAGTCCTTATATGGCAATCTACGATCTCGTTGTCCCCGCGGACAATACGCTTCGTCAAATTAATGAACTGGTTGATTTCACATTCATTCTCGAGGAATTAAAAAGTAAGTATTGCCTGGTGAACGGACGTAATGCCGTGCCACCCATTCGCATGTTCAAATACCTCCTGTTAAAATCAATCTTTGATTTGTCGGACGTGGATATAGTAGACCGTTCAAGATATGATATGTCCTTTAAATACTTCTTGGACATGGCACCGGAAGAGGGTGTGATCGATCCTAGTTCATTGACGAAGTTCCGTAGACTCCGTCTTCAAGATGCGGGGTTATTGGACATGCTCATTTATAAGACGATCGAGATTGCACTGGAAAAGAACCTGATCCAAAGTAAACACATCATTGTGGATGCCACCCATACTAAATCGCGTTATAACCAAAAATCACCGAAAGAATTTCTAACGGAGAAATCGAAAAATGTACGAAAAGCAGTCTATCAAATTGATGAATCCATGAAAGATAAGTTTCCTGAAAAGGCTTCCTCTGACGAAGTGCAGGATGAACTAGACTATTGCCGAGAAGTCATCTCCGTCATTGAAAAGGAAGAACATATTGCACGAATTCCTGCTGTTCAGGAAAAATTGAATGTGTTGAAGGAAGTAGTTGAGGATTATGAAGAAGGGCTTACGTTCTCAGCGGATCCAGATGCCCGAGTCGGACATAAAACAGCGGACACCTCTTTCTTTGGTTATAAAACTCATATTGCGATGAACGACGAACGCCTGATTACGGCTGCGATTGTCACAACTGGTGAAAGAAGTGATGGGAAATATCTACAGGAATTAATCGTGAAGAGTCAAAACACAGGAATGGAAATCGATACGGTCATTGGAGATGCCGCGTATTCAGGAAAAAATAATATTCAGTATGCAAAAGAAAATGAGCTTCAATTGGTTTCTAAATTACATCCTTTTATCACGCATGGCACCCGAACAAAAGAAGAGGAATTTGAATTTAATAAAGATGCCGGCATGTACGTCTGTAAAGCTGGGCATATGGCAATTCGAAAGGCACGGACCGGAACAAAAAAACTCAGGACCAATAAAATGCAAACTTATTATTTTGATGTAGAAAAGTGTAAGGTTTGTCCATTCCGCGAAGGCTGTTATAAAGAAGGAGCGAAAAGCAAGACCTATTCTGTCTCCATTAAGTCAACAGAACACAAGGAACAAGAAGAGTTTCAAAATAGTGAGGAATTTAAGGAGAAAGCGAAATCTCGCTACAAAATCGAAGCGAAAAATAGTGAATTGAAAAATCGACACGGGTATGATGTTGCCACATACCGGGGTTTATTTGGCATGCAGATGCAAGGAGCCCTATCGATTTTCGCTGTCAATCTTAAACGAATTATCACCTTAATGAAGGAAGCGCAGTAA
- a CDS encoding ATP synthase subunit I gives MQTMQEIFARQKRALFFLLALLILGWAFTGAKEIFAGLLLGLIFGLYNFWILIRRMEQFDKKLDQGKKVSLGSGLRFASGVAAAAIAMSMPEYFNLISTVIGLMIPYALLLVDRIFYHVKHQS, from the coding sequence ATGCAGACAATGCAGGAAATTTTCGCAAGGCAAAAGAGAGCTCTATTTTTTTTGCTCGCATTGCTGATTTTAGGCTGGGCCTTTACGGGAGCGAAGGAGATTTTTGCTGGTCTTTTGCTGGGATTAATCTTCGGATTGTATAATTTTTGGATACTTATCCGCAGAATGGAACAATTCGACAAGAAACTGGATCAGGGCAAAAAGGTTTCGCTCGGTTCGGGATTGCGTTTCGCTTCCGGAGTGGCTGCGGCCGCCATCGCGATGTCGATGCCAGAATACTTCAATCTGATCAGTACTGTGATTGGTTTGATGATTCCATATGCCCTATTGCTGGTTGATAGGATCTTTTATCATGTGAAGCATCAATCTTAA
- the atpB gene encoding F0F1 ATP synthase subunit A: MEHKNPNIDLFGISFNPANIMMLFITCLIVFIIAVLSTRRMQMKPTGMQNFMEWIMDFVKGIIKNNMDWKTGGRFHVLGITLIMFVFVANMLGLPFSISWDGELWWKSPTADPVITMTLAATVIILTHFYGVKMLGAKGYFKSYLQPMPFLAPLKIIEEFANTLTLGLRLYGNIFAGEILIGLLATLAAGSIGGFVGAIIPALAWQGFSIFIGAIQAFIFVMLTMVYMAHKVSTDH, translated from the coding sequence GTGGAACATAAAAATCCGAATATTGATCTCTTCGGTATAAGCTTTAACCCGGCTAACATTATGATGCTCTTTATTACCTGTCTCATCGTGTTCATCATCGCTGTGCTGTCTACACGCAGAATGCAGATGAAACCGACGGGCATGCAGAACTTCATGGAATGGATCATGGACTTCGTTAAGGGCATTATTAAAAACAACATGGACTGGAAAACAGGCGGCCGTTTCCACGTACTCGGCATCACGCTTATCATGTTCGTATTTGTTGCCAATATGCTAGGGCTGCCCTTCTCAATATCATGGGATGGAGAACTTTGGTGGAAATCACCTACAGCAGATCCAGTCATTACGATGACGCTGGCAGCGACTGTTATTATCTTGACGCATTTCTATGGAGTAAAGATGCTCGGTGCTAAAGGATATTTCAAGTCATACCTTCAGCCGATGCCATTCCTGGCACCGCTGAAAATCATTGAAGAATTCGCAAACACGCTGACACTCGGTCTGCGTCTTTACGGTAACATCTTTGCGGGGGAAATCCTGATTGGACTTCTTGCAACACTTGCAGCCGGCAGCATCGGCGGCTTTGTTGGAGCAATCATTCCTGCACTCGCTTGGCAAGGGTTCTCGATTTTCATCGGAGCAATCCAGGCATTCATTTTCGTTATGTTGACGATGGTTTACATGGCACACAAAGTGTCCACTGACCACTAA
- the atpE gene encoding F0F1 ATP synthase subunit C has protein sequence MTGSLGLLAAAIAVGLGALGAGIGNGLIVSKTVEGIARQPEARGVLQTTMFIGVALVEALPIIATVIAFIVMNK, from the coding sequence ATGACAGGTTCATTAGGTCTATTAGCAGCAGCTATCGCAGTTGGTCTTGGCGCACTCGGCGCTGGTATCGGTAACGGATTAATCGTTTCAAAGACAGTTGAGGGGATTGCTCGCCAGCCGGAAGCACGCGGCGTTCTTCAAACAACAATGTTCATCGGTGTTGCATTGGTTGAGGCTTTGCCAATCATCGCTACAGTTATCGCTTTCATCGTTATGAACAAGTAA
- the atpF gene encoding F0F1 ATP synthase subunit B — protein MFLDTFVLLSSNADSGFLSSLNQRLNLGDIIATVVFFTILMLLLKKFAWGPLMGIMDQRAEMIANEIEAAEQSRLDSQKLLEEQRALLKEAHTNALVIVENAKKQGEAQREELIQTTRAEVGRMKENAALEIATEREKAIAAVREEFVSLSIMAATKVLGKEVSEEDNRALIEETIVKAGEGR, from the coding sequence GTGTTTTTGGATACCTTCGTCCTTTTGTCAAGCAATGCTGACTCAGGATTCTTATCCAGCCTGAACCAACGGCTGAACTTAGGTGATATCATTGCAACAGTGGTCTTCTTCACAATTCTCATGCTTCTTTTGAAGAAATTCGCATGGGGACCGTTGATGGGGATTATGGATCAGCGTGCTGAGATGATTGCAAATGAAATCGAAGCGGCTGAACAAAGTCGTCTAGACTCACAGAAATTGTTAGAAGAGCAGCGTGCTCTTTTAAAAGAAGCACATACAAACGCGTTAGTCATCGTTGAAAACGCGAAGAAGCAAGGCGAAGCACAGCGTGAGGAACTCATTCAAACGACACGCGCAGAAGTGGGTCGTATGAAAGAAAACGCAGCGCTCGAAATCGCAACAGAGAGAGAAAAAGCAATCGCGGCTGTCCGCGAAGAATTCGTATCTCTTTCAATCATGGCAGCGACTAAAGTACTCGGTAAAGAAGTATCCGAGGAGGATAACCGCGCATTGATCGAAGAAACGATTGTGAAGGCAGGGGAAGGCCGATGA
- a CDS encoding F0F1 ATP synthase subunit delta — protein MSRSIVAERYATGLFKAAQEQGVLLAVHTDVRELQAALDGNKDFGELMSLPQLSLIKKRELIANVLPGAQELLLNALYVMLDADRMDELSDVLEDFHQLANDASGVAEATVYATRPLTEQEETAISSAFAHKVGKQSLQIQTIIEPKLIGGIRLQIGNQIFDSSISSKLAKLERTLIG, from the coding sequence ATGAGCCGTTCTATCGTAGCGGAACGTTATGCAACTGGGCTGTTCAAAGCAGCTCAGGAACAAGGCGTCTTGCTCGCAGTCCACACTGACGTTCGAGAGCTCCAAGCAGCACTCGACGGCAACAAAGACTTCGGGGAGCTTATGAGCTTACCACAACTGTCATTGATCAAAAAACGTGAATTGATTGCTAATGTCCTGCCGGGTGCACAAGAGTTATTACTCAATGCACTGTACGTGATGCTTGATGCGGACCGTATGGATGAACTTAGCGACGTTCTCGAAGACTTCCACCAGTTAGCAAACGATGCATCGGGTGTTGCGGAAGCGACAGTTTATGCAACACGTCCATTAACTGAACAGGAAGAAACAGCAATTTCCAGCGCGTTTGCTCACAAAGTCGGCAAACAGTCGCTTCAGATTCAAACAATTATTGAACCGAAATTGATCGGAGGCATCCGCCTTCAGATCGGAAACCAAATCTTCGACAGCAGCATTAGCAGCAAACTTGCTAAGCTGGAGCGTACGTTGATTGGTTAA
- the atpA gene encoding F0F1 ATP synthase subunit alpha gives MGIKAEEISTLIKQQIAGYQSEMEVSEVGTVLAVGDGIARAHGLDNVMAGELLEFSTGVLGMAQNLEANNVGIVILGPYKDIKEGDEVRRTGRIMEVPVGEALIGRVVNSLGQPVDGLGPINTTKTRPIESPAQGVMARKSVDEPLQTGIKAIDALVPIGRGQRELIIGDRQTGKTTVAIDTILNQADQDMICIYVAIGQKESTVRGVVETLRENGALDYTIVVTASASQPSPLLYLAPYAGITMGEEFMFQGKHVLIVYDDLSKQAAAYRELSLLLRRPPGREAYPGDVFYLHSRLLERAAKLNDSLGGGSITALPFVETQAGDISAYIPTNVISITDGQIFLQSDLFFSGVRPAINAGLSVSRVGGSAQIKAMKKVAGTLRLDLAAFRELEAFSAFGSDLDPATKAKLDRGHRTVEVLKQDLNKPVKVEHQVVILYALTRGFLDDIPVKDILRFESEINIWLESNHTDVLETIRTTKGLPADDVFAAAINEFKKNFAVSGQ, from the coding sequence ATGGGCATTAAAGCTGAAGAAATCAGCACACTGATTAAGCAGCAGATTGCAGGCTATCAGTCTGAGATGGAAGTTAGCGAAGTAGGTACTGTTCTCGCAGTAGGTGACGGTATCGCCCGTGCTCATGGTCTCGACAATGTCATGGCCGGCGAACTCTTAGAGTTCTCCACAGGTGTACTTGGTATGGCGCAAAACTTGGAAGCGAACAACGTAGGTATCGTTATCCTTGGACCATATAAAGACATCAAAGAAGGCGATGAAGTACGTCGTACAGGCCGTATCATGGAAGTTCCAGTTGGAGAAGCATTGATTGGACGCGTCGTCAATTCACTTGGACAACCAGTGGATGGACTAGGTCCGATTAACACAACAAAAACTCGTCCGATCGAAAGCCCGGCGCAAGGCGTTATGGCTCGTAAATCGGTTGATGAGCCACTTCAAACAGGTATCAAAGCGATTGACGCACTTGTACCAATTGGTCGCGGACAACGTGAATTGATCATCGGTGACCGCCAAACAGGTAAAACGACTGTAGCGATCGATACAATTCTTAACCAAGCGGATCAGGATATGATCTGTATTTATGTAGCAATTGGTCAGAAGGAATCTACAGTACGCGGTGTTGTTGAAACGCTTCGTGAAAACGGCGCGCTTGACTACACAATCGTTGTAACTGCTTCTGCATCACAACCATCACCGCTTCTTTACCTTGCTCCTTATGCAGGTATTACAATGGGTGAAGAGTTCATGTTCCAAGGCAAGCACGTTTTGATCGTTTATGATGATCTTTCTAAACAAGCTGCTGCATACCGTGAGCTTTCGTTATTGCTGCGCCGTCCTCCAGGTCGCGAAGCATACCCAGGAGATGTATTCTACTTACACTCCCGTTTACTGGAACGTGCTGCTAAATTGAACGACTCCTTAGGTGGCGGATCAATCACAGCATTGCCATTCGTTGAAACACAAGCAGGCGATATCTCTGCATACATTCCGACGAACGTAATCTCCATCACAGATGGTCAGATTTTCCTTCAGTCCGATCTATTCTTCTCAGGTGTACGCCCAGCGATCAACGCCGGACTTTCCGTATCCCGTGTAGGTGGATCCGCACAGATCAAAGCAATGAAAAAGGTTGCAGGTACACTGCGTCTTGACCTTGCTGCGTTCCGTGAACTTGAAGCGTTCTCTGCGTTTGGATCAGATCTTGACCCAGCGACAAAAGCGAAACTTGACCGCGGACACCGTACCGTTGAAGTCTTGAAACAAGATTTGAACAAGCCGGTTAAGGTTGAGCACCAAGTTGTAATCCTTTACGCACTAACTCGCGGATTCCTTGACGATATCCCAGTTAAAGATATTCTTCGCTTTGAAAGTGAAATCAATATCTGGCTTGAAAGCAACCACACTGACGTATTGGAAACGATCCGTACTACGAAAGGTCTTCCTGCAGACGACGTATTTGCAGCAGCAATCAATGAGTTCAAAAAGAACTTTGCGGTTTCTGGACAATAA
- the atpG gene encoding ATP synthase F1 subunit gamma — MASLREVEQRIKSTKSTRQITKAMQMVSASKLSRAEANAKKFVPYMDKIEEVVGSIASVSQNSSHPMLVTRPVKKTGYLIVTSDRGLVGGYNANVLRKAKRAIESRHASKDEVVLMVIGSKGTDFFKRLGFQVEESLVGVSDHPSFEEIKDIANKAVGMFTEGNYDELYLYYNHFVSAISNEPTERKLLPLTDLEPSGVSSSYEFEPSAEVILESLLPQYAESLIFGAVLDGKASEHASSMTAMKTATDNATDLIDDLTLVFNRARQAAITQEITEIVAGVAALE, encoded by the coding sequence ATGGCCTCATTACGCGAGGTAGAACAGCGCATTAAATCGACGAAGAGTACACGTCAGATCACAAAAGCGATGCAAATGGTCTCTGCTTCAAAATTGAGCCGTGCGGAAGCAAACGCGAAGAAATTCGTACCGTACATGGACAAGATTGAAGAAGTGGTCGGATCTATCGCTTCTGTTTCTCAAAACTCATCACATCCGATGCTCGTTACTCGCCCAGTCAAGAAGACAGGATACCTTATTGTCACATCTGACCGCGGACTTGTTGGGGGATACAACGCCAACGTTCTGCGTAAAGCGAAACGTGCAATCGAATCACGCCATGCATCTAAAGATGAAGTCGTGCTGATGGTAATCGGAAGTAAAGGAACTGATTTCTTTAAACGACTCGGATTCCAAGTTGAAGAGAGCCTTGTAGGTGTTTCTGATCATCCTTCGTTCGAAGAGATAAAAGACATCGCGAATAAAGCTGTTGGCATGTTCACGGAAGGCAATTATGATGAGTTGTATCTCTATTACAACCATTTCGTCTCCGCCATCTCCAACGAGCCGACGGAACGAAAATTGCTTCCGCTTACTGATCTTGAACCGTCTGGAGTGAGCTCATCTTATGAATTCGAACCTTCTGCTGAAGTGATTCTTGAATCCTTATTGCCGCAATATGCGGAGAGCCTCATTTTCGGTGCGGTCCTTGATGGGAAAGCAAGCGAACATGCATCCAGTATGACTGCGATGAAGACTGCTACAGATAATGCAACTGATTTGATAGATGACTTGACGCTTGTATTCAACCGTGCCCGTCAAGCTGCGATTACTCAGGAAATTACTGAAATCGTAGCCGGCGTTGCAGCTCTCGAATAG